A single region of the candidate division KSB1 bacterium genome encodes:
- the meaB gene encoding methylmalonyl Co-A mutase-associated GTPase MeaB, translated as MKQSDILNKFFDGDRLALARMITKAENSHNSRDPVLDEVLKQSKGSFRIGVTGPPGAGKSTLLDRMVVQFRQDGKTVGVIAVDPTSPFTGGAILGDRIRMNSIQQDPGVFIRSMATRGSLGGLAHTTQEIADVFDSFGKDIIFIETVGVGQSELDVVQAADTILVVLVPESGDSIQAMKAGLMEIADIFVLNKSDHEYAKRAYTDLNSVLHLNRSHNGWWPSIVQTVANTGEGFDKLFEQLTKHKAYLEDNNVLENKRRERTHDRLKSKVNQKIFKQFWNPKKLVDFEQYIEEILNGKLSYNEALEKILK; from the coding sequence ATGAAACAATCTGATATTCTAAACAAATTCTTCGATGGTGACCGGCTTGCATTAGCGCGTATGATTACCAAAGCCGAGAATAGTCACAATTCCCGTGATCCTGTTCTTGATGAAGTGTTAAAGCAAAGCAAAGGTTCATTCCGCATAGGAGTTACAGGCCCACCTGGCGCCGGTAAAAGTACACTTTTGGACAGAATGGTTGTTCAATTTCGTCAAGATGGGAAAACGGTGGGGGTGATTGCTGTCGATCCAACCAGCCCATTTACAGGAGGAGCTATACTGGGTGATCGTATTCGCATGAACTCGATTCAGCAAGATCCGGGAGTTTTTATTCGCAGTATGGCAACGAGAGGGAGTTTGGGAGGATTGGCTCATACTACCCAGGAAATTGCAGATGTATTTGATTCTTTTGGCAAAGATATTATTTTTATAGAAACAGTTGGTGTCGGCCAATCAGAATTGGATGTGGTGCAGGCTGCAGACACGATTTTGGTGGTTTTGGTGCCCGAATCCGGTGACAGCATTCAAGCAATGAAAGCCGGTTTGATGGAAATCGCCGATATTTTTGTATTAAACAAATCCGATCATGAATATGCAAAACGCGCTTATACGGACTTAAATTCGGTTTTACATTTAAATCGATCTCATAATGGCTGGTGGCCATCAATCGTCCAAACAGTTGCAAATACCGGAGAAGGCTTTGATAAATTATTTGAACAGCTGACAAAGCATAAGGCCTATTTGGAAGATAATAATGTTTTGGAAAATAAAAGACGAGAAAGGACACATGATCGTCTGAAATCCAAGGTGAATCAAAAAATATTTAAACAATTTTGGAATCCGAAAAAACTTGTAGATTTTGAACAATATATCGAAGAAATTTTGAATGGAAAACTATCTTATAACGAAGCGTTGGAGAAAATTTTGAAATGA